From the genome of Cryptococcus tetragattii IND107 chromosome 6, whole genome shotgun sequence, one region includes:
- a CDS encoding non-histone chromosomal protein 6, translated as MPKVSTKDSKKSTASDAKRRSKKDPNKPKRALSAYMFFVQDYRERIKAENPEATFGDVGKLLGIKWREMNENEKKPYEAKAKADKERADRENADYKAEGKASKKASKAEEESDDEE; from the exons ATGCCCAAGGTTTCTACCAAAGACTCCAAAAAGTCCACTGCTTCCGACGCTAAGAGGCGCTCAAAGAAAGACCCTAACAAGCCCAAGCG TGCTCTCTCCGCCTACATGTTCTTTGTCCAGGACTACCGAGAGCGTATCAAGGCCGAGAACCCCGAGGCTACTTTCGGTGATGTCGGCAAGCTTTTGGGTATCAAgtggagggagatgaacgagaatgagaagaag CCTTACGaggccaaggccaaggctgACAAGGAGCGTGCCGACCGAGAGAACGCCGACTACAAGGCTGAGGGCAAGGCTTCTAAGAAGGCTTCCAAGGCGGAGGA GGAGAGCGACGACGAGGAGTAA
- a CDS encoding mRNA-capping enzyme subunit beta: protein MPTYTPIHDRPPHYANFPSPPSTSGPPKSLRYSSPDIDPDTPLPRMSSAHESDPVEQVNASQPGNSVSRQGVRSQGAGQEEGHSRKRARTSPSHSGGNGSYIPRERTEESLHSHHNGHSDAPSGQHDSGQVYRPRHGPVPLTGSIFNLSPRNPFTSVVGDFIMNAAMGHSNVEIELKLGTFMTPSMPGQQPRRINMPTLSEMIIPHDYPNGPFVSTINHLHHRTLNELLNRAVESQSTLPTGRLYFSRSKLADSFYDYSEHGHGKVRVSRDMDSGEVVQAVEKRRIADMNVYCPGMAYDFRISVNTETPCEVPTGEAKSVRYKDRACYKHQVCRVDLTSVFSSNPRNAAVPPSRSFELEIEVLDVPALLAEGAAQSERFDEILQNLLDSARMLVKNI, encoded by the exons ATGCCCACATACACCCCTATTCACGACCGTCCCCCACACTACGCCAattttccatctccgcctTCCACCAGCGGACCGCCCAAATCACTACGTTACTCCAGTCCAGATATCGATCCTGACACTCCGCTCCCAAGGATGTCTTCTGCTCATGAATCAGATCCCGTGGAACAAGTCAATGCTTCCCAACCAGGAAATTCCGTCTCTAGGCAAGGTGTAAGGAGCCAAGGAGCcgggcaagaagaaggacataGTCGAAAAAGGGCTAGGACGTCTCCGTCACACTCAGGTGGAAACGGTAGCTACATTCCGAGAGAACGGACAGAGGAGAGTCTTCACTCGCATCATAATGGCCATTCTGATGCACCATCAGGACAACATGATAGTGGACAGGTCTATCGACCGAGACATGGTCCAGTTCCCTTGACTGGCTCTATCTTTAACCTTTCGCCAAGGAATCCTTTTACGTCTGTCGTCGGTGACTTTATCATGAATGCTGCTATGGGCCATAGCAATGTCGAA ATTGAGCTCAAGTTAGGAACATTCATGACCCCGTCAATGCCCGGTCAACAACCACGGCGGATTAACATGCCCACACTCAGTGAGATGA TCATACCACACGATTATCCGAATGGACCATTCGTCTCCACCATTAATCATTTGCACCATCGTACGCTCAACGAGCTGCTAAATCGCGCCGTTGAATCTCAAAGTACCCTCCCCACCGGACGCCTTTACTTTTCCCGCTCCAAGCTTGCCGACTCGTTCTACGACTACAGCGAGCACGGGCACGGTAAAGTGAGGGTCTCGAGAGATATGGATAGTGGAGAAGTCGTACAGGctgtggagaagaggagaattGCGGATATGAATGTGTACTGTCCGGGTATGGCGTACGATTTTAGGATCAGTGTGAACACCGAAACCCCTT GTGAAGTACCAACGGGAGAGGCGAAATCTGTGCGATACAAGGATAGAGCGTGTTATAAACATCAAGTTTGTCGAGTTGATCTCACTAGTGTGTTCTCTTCT AATCCAAGAAATGCCGCAGTACCACCTTCGCGATCATTCGAGCTTGAAATTGAAGTTCTTGATGTCCCAGCATTACTTGCCGAAGGTGCTGCTCAAAGCGAACGGTTTGACGAGATCTTACAGAATCTCCTCGACAGTGCTCGGATGTTGGTGAAGAATATATAA